In one window of Qipengyuania profundimaris DNA:
- a CDS encoding class I SAM-dependent RNA methyltransferase has translation MSEGEPIQRIAARGDGVTASGRHVTGGVPGDVVLPDGTLDAGPQHVEPPCRHFAVAQDKGCGGCQVQHAGEDALRQFVTDRVLHAAHGQSIEPQDVLPTHLSPPATRRRATLHGLRKGKSAVLGFREARSHRIVDLRECPVLLPELAALVPPLRQLIAAYAGRQPVDVELTMVDQGVDCTIKGIEAEGLAATEALLDFARDHGLARLSLDRGYGAETQWEPQPATVTLGPVPVGFPHGSFLQPTQDGENALVEDAKAYLQGANTIADLFSGLGTFAFALAGPPKVLAVEAARDTHLACKSAANSRGLPVHAMHRDLFRNPLQPDEASRFGALLLDPPRAGAREQIAQIAASEATRVAYVSCNPASWAKDARTLVDAGFRLEKLRPVGQFRWSTHVELTSYFTRG, from the coding sequence GTGAGCGAAGGCGAGCCGATCCAGCGCATTGCCGCCCGCGGCGATGGCGTTACGGCCTCCGGCCGTCATGTAACGGGAGGTGTCCCGGGTGACGTCGTGCTGCCCGATGGCACGCTCGACGCAGGGCCGCAACATGTCGAACCGCCGTGCCGTCACTTCGCCGTGGCACAAGACAAGGGCTGTGGTGGCTGCCAGGTCCAGCATGCTGGCGAGGACGCTTTGCGCCAGTTCGTCACCGACCGCGTGCTCCATGCGGCGCATGGGCAGAGCATCGAGCCGCAAGACGTGCTGCCCACGCACCTTTCGCCGCCGGCAACGCGCCGCCGCGCGACGCTCCATGGATTGAGAAAAGGCAAGAGTGCAGTGCTGGGGTTTCGCGAAGCGCGCTCGCATCGGATCGTCGACCTGCGCGAGTGTCCCGTCCTCCTCCCGGAGCTTGCGGCACTGGTGCCCCCGCTAAGGCAGCTGATAGCCGCCTATGCCGGTCGCCAGCCGGTCGATGTCGAATTGACGATGGTCGACCAGGGTGTCGATTGCACGATCAAGGGGATCGAGGCCGAGGGCTTGGCAGCTACCGAAGCGCTGCTCGATTTCGCGCGGGACCACGGTCTGGCGCGACTGTCGCTCGATCGCGGATACGGCGCGGAAACCCAATGGGAACCGCAACCGGCCACCGTTACGCTCGGCCCGGTTCCAGTCGGTTTTCCGCATGGCAGCTTTCTCCAGCCGACGCAGGACGGAGAAAATGCCTTGGTCGAGGATGCCAAGGCATATCTGCAGGGCGCGAATACCATCGCCGATCTGTTCTCAGGGCTCGGCACATTCGCGTTTGCGCTGGCTGGACCTCCCAAGGTGCTGGCCGTGGAGGCCGCGCGCGATACGCACCTCGCGTGCAAATCCGCAGCCAATTCGCGGGGCCTTCCCGTCCACGCGATGCATCGCGACCTGTTCCGCAATCCCCTGCAGCCCGATGAGGCAAGCCGGTTCGGCGCGCTCTTGCTCGACCCGCCACGTGCTGGTGCGCGCGAGCAGATCGCGCAGATTGCGGCAAGCGAAGCCACCCGCGTCGCCTATGTCAGCTGCAACCCGGCAAGCTGGGCCAAGGATGCGCGCACGCTGGTCGATGCGGGTTTCCGGCTCGAGAAACTCCGCCCGGTGGGCCAATTCCGCTGGTCGACCCACGTCGAGCTGACCAGCTACTTCACTCGCGGCTAG
- a CDS encoding phosphopantetheine-binding protein, producing MTAGTATAEPTGPSRSAIDTTLRAILRDVLALDQNQVETFDADTGLFGHLPELDSMAVAGLFTEMEDRLDIVIDDDDVDGEMLETYGGLLAFAEAKTVES from the coding sequence ATGACCGCCGGGACCGCCACAGCAGAGCCGACAGGGCCGAGCCGCAGCGCAATCGACACCACCCTGCGCGCCATCCTGCGCGATGTGCTCGCGCTGGATCAGAACCAGGTCGAAACCTTCGACGCTGACACCGGCCTGTTCGGCCACTTGCCGGAACTCGATTCCATGGCGGTTGCGGGCCTCTTCACCGAGATGGAAGACCGGCTCGACATCGTGATCGACGACGACGATGTCGATGGCGAAATGCTCGAAACTTATGGCGGCCTGCTAGCCTTCGCCGAGGCGAAGACGGTCGAGAGCTGA
- a CDS encoding hydrolase 1, exosortase A system-associated — translation MSRLPLTFECQGKRCGATLDSAPGTTGLLMVSGGNEVRAGAFNGASRLAREIATKAFPVFRFDRRGIGDSEGENRGYRKSRKDIAAALLAFRALAPQVERVVAFGNCDAATALMLASGAECDALVLSNPWVIDDETDTTPSPAAIRSRYASKLANPAELKRLLTGKVDLRKLVRGLGRAAQPRPTASSLAEEAREGLAAFLGPVTILLAENDRTALHFAEQWDDSDTRIRRCPNAGHAYAGEAAHVWLRAQLLEALRA, via the coding sequence ATGAGCAGGCTCCCGCTGACCTTCGAATGCCAGGGCAAGCGCTGCGGTGCCACGCTGGACAGCGCGCCCGGAACTACCGGCCTGCTGATGGTGAGCGGCGGAAACGAGGTGCGCGCGGGCGCATTCAACGGCGCTTCGCGGCTCGCTAGGGAGATCGCGACGAAAGCCTTTCCCGTCTTCCGCTTCGACCGTCGCGGGATCGGCGACAGCGAGGGCGAGAACCGCGGCTATCGCAAATCCCGCAAAGACATCGCCGCAGCCTTGCTCGCCTTTCGCGCGCTCGCCCCGCAAGTAGAGCGCGTGGTCGCTTTCGGAAATTGCGATGCGGCAACCGCGCTCATGCTGGCGAGCGGCGCGGAGTGCGACGCCCTTGTTCTGAGCAATCCCTGGGTGATCGACGACGAGACCGATACCACGCCCTCGCCCGCCGCTATCCGGTCGCGCTACGCCAGCAAGCTGGCCAATCCCGCCGAATTGAAGCGATTACTCACCGGCAAGGTCGACTTGAGAAAGCTGGTGCGAGGACTCGGCCGGGCCGCCCAACCACGGCCCACTGCTTCATCGCTTGCCGAGGAAGCCCGCGAAGGGCTAGCGGCTTTCCTCGGGCCGGTGACGATCCTGCTCGCCGAGAACGACCGCACCGCCCTGCATTTTGCCGAGCAATGGGACGACTCCGACACCCGCATCCGCCGATGCCCGAACGCGGGCCATGCCTATGCGGGCGAAGCGGCGCATGTCTGGCTGCGGGCGCAACTGCTCGAAGCGCTGAGAGCCTAG